A single region of the Idiomarinaceae bacterium HL-53 genome encodes:
- a CDS encoding cysteine synthase A, whose protein sequence is MTVYSDNSQSIGQTPLVKLNRVVNGNVLLKMESRNPSGSVKCRLGANLVWNAEQKGLLTPGKVLLEATSGNTGIALAYVAAARGYGIMLTMPRSMSLERRKLLKALGATLELTPSELGMKGAIQRAEELAAQAPEKYVLLKQFENPANAEIHVKTTGPEIEASLNGHPDVFVAGVGTGGTLTGVAQYFNEINEGNVEIIAVEPKDSPVISQTLAGQKLAPSPHKIQGIGAGFVPKNLNVALVDRAITVSNEEAMQMAHRLMREEGILAGISSGAAVAAVAQLLEESPSYRDKRIVVILPSSAERYLSTPLFDNVFTEQELKP, encoded by the coding sequence ATGACAGTTTATTCGGATAACTCACAGAGTATTGGCCAAACCCCTTTAGTGAAGCTCAATCGAGTGGTGAACGGGAACGTCTTGCTCAAAATGGAGAGCAGAAATCCATCAGGTAGTGTTAAATGTCGTTTGGGTGCGAATTTGGTCTGGAATGCTGAGCAAAAAGGGCTCCTCACCCCAGGGAAAGTGTTGTTGGAGGCGACTTCGGGCAACACTGGTATTGCGCTTGCCTATGTGGCAGCCGCGCGAGGTTATGGTATTATGCTAACCATGCCGCGCTCGATGAGCCTAGAACGTAGGAAATTACTCAAGGCATTAGGGGCAACTCTCGAGTTAACACCGTCGGAATTAGGCATGAAAGGTGCCATTCAACGCGCCGAAGAACTCGCAGCACAAGCGCCTGAAAAGTATGTTTTGCTCAAGCAGTTTGAAAACCCTGCAAATGCTGAAATACATGTGAAAACTACGGGGCCTGAAATTGAGGCATCGCTCAATGGTCACCCCGACGTGTTCGTTGCCGGGGTTGGGACCGGTGGAACGCTGACTGGTGTTGCTCAATATTTTAATGAAATCAATGAGGGCAACGTAGAAATTATTGCTGTTGAACCCAAAGACTCGCCCGTGATTTCACAAACTTTGGCAGGACAAAAGCTCGCCCCCTCGCCTCATAAGATTCAGGGAATTGGTGCTGGATTCGTGCCCAAGAACTTGAATGTTGCGCTTGTTGACCGAGCGATTACGGTGAGTAACGAGGAGGCCATGCAAATGGCGCATCGGCTTATGCGAGAGGAAGGGATCTTAGCGGGTATTTCTTCAGGAGCCGCTGTGGCTGCAGTTGCCCAGTTACTCGAGGAATCACCAAGTTACCGAGATAAGCGAATTGTCGTTATTTTACCGAGTTCAGCAGAGCGTTATTTAAGTACCCCTCTGTTTGACAACGTTTTCACTGAGCAAGAGCTTAAACCGTAA
- a CDS encoding serine O-acetyltransferase, giving the protein MLFKGIREDIASVYQRDPAARHFFEVLTNYPGLHAIWIHRLSHRFWLWKLKWLARFISTLARWFTGIEIHPGAKIGRRFFIDHGMGVVIGETAEIGDDCTLYHGVTLGGTSWKAGKRHPTLKNGVVIGAGAKVLGPIIVNENGRIGSNAVVVKDVPAGATVVGIPGRVVTQAGDDEARAKRAEIAEKYGFDAYAVSADNPDPVATAIGHMLDHVHVMDERVSEICRAVNKLGGDVCADIPPIELQDEDFVKAERQAAESRTKAMDGFDPQI; this is encoded by the coding sequence ATGCTTTTCAAAGGCATTCGCGAAGACATCGCCAGTGTTTACCAGCGAGATCCTGCTGCGCGTCACTTTTTTGAAGTACTTACAAATTATCCTGGCCTGCATGCAATCTGGATTCATCGCCTGAGTCATCGGTTTTGGTTGTGGAAATTAAAGTGGTTGGCACGTTTTATCTCCACTCTTGCGCGTTGGTTTACCGGAATTGAAATCCACCCCGGCGCAAAAATTGGCCGCAGATTCTTTATAGACCACGGTATGGGCGTTGTAATTGGCGAGACTGCTGAAATTGGTGACGATTGCACCCTGTATCATGGGGTGACTTTAGGGGGAACCAGTTGGAAAGCTGGTAAGCGGCACCCAACGTTAAAAAACGGCGTCGTGATCGGTGCGGGTGCAAAGGTTTTGGGGCCCATTATAGTGAATGAAAACGGCCGGATTGGCTCGAATGCGGTGGTAGTCAAAGACGTTCCCGCAGGTGCCACCGTAGTGGGGATTCCAGGGCGCGTGGTGACGCAGGCTGGCGACGACGAAGCACGTGCGAAGCGGGCTGAGATTGCCGAGAAGTATGGGTTTGATGCATACGCAGTGTCGGCAGACAATCCTGACCCCGTGGCGACCGCCATCGGCCATATGCTCGATCATGTGCATGTGATGGACGAGCGTGTCAGTGAAATTTGTCGTGCGGTCAATAAGTTAGGGGGCGATGTGTGTGCTGATATTCCTCCGATTGAATTGCAAGACGAGGATTTTGTGAAGGCGGAGCGCCAGGCAGCTGAGTCGCGCACCAAAGCGATGGATGGATTTGATCCACAGATATAG
- a CDS encoding Imidazolonepropionase, translated as MIRKLVLVLGAMVALTLAWSAPANAQDQATTVIHAGTLIDGTQNQPRENVTIRIEGNRIISVENGFQRARRGETLVDLKNATVMPGFIDMHTHLTSQLGPGSYMDRFTQNEADVALQAAQYAQRTLHAGFTTVRDLGDSFGASIALRNAINNGIVVGPRVFTAGKSVATTGGHADPSNGYRDGLVSTPGPNEGVVNGPLEAREAVRARYQDGSNLIKITATGGVLSLAASGDNPQFMTDELEAIVATARDYNMRVAVHAHGKEGMLRAIRAGVDSIEHGTYMDDEVFAAMREHGTWYVPTITAGKSVAERAEIEGFFPPQVRPKARAIGPLIQSTFGRAYAAGVRIAYGTDSGVYDHGENAREFGYMVEAGMPPLEAIRAATAYAAELLAQTESLGTIEEGKFADIVAVNGNPLRDISILRNIHFIMKDGVIYRQ; from the coding sequence GTGATCCGTAAACTCGTCTTAGTCCTTGGTGCGATGGTCGCACTTACGCTTGCTTGGAGTGCGCCAGCAAACGCGCAAGACCAAGCTACCACAGTCATTCACGCGGGTACATTAATCGATGGCACGCAAAACCAGCCCCGTGAAAATGTCACCATTCGCATTGAAGGTAATCGTATTATCAGCGTTGAGAACGGTTTCCAACGCGCACGTCGCGGTGAAACGCTTGTTGATCTTAAAAATGCGACGGTAATGCCAGGCTTTATTGACATGCATACGCATTTAACAAGCCAGTTAGGTCCAGGGTCGTATATGGATCGCTTTACGCAAAACGAAGCGGATGTTGCCTTACAGGCTGCTCAATATGCGCAACGTACCTTGCACGCAGGTTTCACTACTGTGCGTGATTTAGGGGACAGCTTTGGTGCAAGTATCGCGCTCAGAAATGCCATTAATAACGGTATTGTAGTTGGCCCTCGCGTATTCACCGCCGGCAAGTCGGTAGCCACAACCGGCGGTCATGCAGACCCGTCAAACGGTTACAGAGACGGCCTGGTAAGCACACCGGGTCCGAATGAGGGTGTGGTGAATGGTCCATTAGAAGCAAGAGAGGCCGTTCGTGCGCGCTATCAAGACGGTTCTAACCTCATCAAAATTACAGCAACAGGTGGTGTACTGAGCCTGGCCGCAAGTGGAGATAATCCACAGTTCATGACGGATGAGCTCGAAGCGATTGTTGCAACCGCTCGCGACTACAATATGCGTGTTGCGGTGCATGCACATGGTAAAGAGGGCATGCTGCGTGCGATTAGAGCCGGTGTCGATTCGATTGAGCACGGCACTTATATGGACGATGAAGTATTCGCTGCTATGCGTGAACACGGTACATGGTACGTACCCACCATTACCGCAGGTAAATCGGTTGCAGAGCGCGCGGAAATTGAAGGGTTCTTCCCTCCGCAAGTGCGCCCTAAAGCACGCGCAATTGGACCGTTAATTCAAAGCACGTTTGGTCGTGCCTATGCAGCTGGGGTTAGAATCGCTTATGGAACCGATTCGGGTGTTTACGATCATGGTGAGAATGCCCGAGAATTTGGTTATATGGTAGAAGCGGGCATGCCTCCTTTGGAAGCGATTCGCGCTGCGACCGCTTATGCTGCTGAGCTTCTTGCTCAAACAGAGAGCCTAGGTACGATTGAAGAAGGAAAGTTCGCTGATATCGTCGCTGTAAATGGCAATCCATTGCGCGACATTTCAATTCTACGCAACATTCACTTCATTATGAAAGACGGCGTTATTTACCGCCAGTAA
- a CDS encoding Uncharacterized conserved protein, DUF885 familyt, producing the protein MRTLQLTLLSASMLLLSACATSTSVSQSDAVSTDRQFEQIADAAWEFNRMQNPSYAARNGEPEQAGKLMDDSPEALAARYEARKRYYEQIAQIDASSLSAENQINRDMIMYALKNQLSAYEYNMHYTPLTNETGPHNRLSYIANGVQIRSEEDAQNYLSRLSQIPGAFEQYIADMRAGIAAGITQPAVVLYGMPDSIRAYVKQDPTESIFYEPIAAAKAHLPADAYRRLELEAQSLISMEVNPAYLSFHDFMVNDYIPNARTEIAAVNLPNGEEFYANRVKHYTTTDLSPQEIHDIGLVEVARIRAEMEAIIEAVEFDGSLQDFTDFLRSDPQFYATTEEELLKEAAYLSKKADAMLPQFFRFLPRKPYGVAPVPAEIAPTYTTGRYSGSATNEAPGYYWVNTYALDRRPLYELPALTLHEAVPGHHLQIALAQELENVPDYRRATYISAFGEGWGLYAEYLGIEGDYYATPYEDFGRLSYEMWRAVRLVVDTGMHTMGWSRDRAVQFLASNTALSMHNVNTEIDRYISWPAQALSYKLGELEIKRLRAEAEAALGENFDIREFHYQVLKNGSIPLSTLEAQIYEYIESQ; encoded by the coding sequence ATGAGAACTCTCCAGCTAACGCTACTGTCAGCGTCTATGCTTTTATTGAGTGCGTGCGCAACCAGTACATCAGTCTCACAAAGCGATGCAGTAAGCACCGATCGGCAGTTTGAACAAATTGCGGATGCCGCTTGGGAGTTCAACCGCATGCAAAACCCAAGCTATGCGGCTCGCAACGGTGAACCCGAGCAAGCAGGAAAACTTATGGATGATTCGCCTGAAGCGCTCGCTGCACGTTATGAAGCGCGCAAGCGTTACTATGAACAGATCGCGCAAATTGATGCCTCCAGCTTAAGTGCAGAAAATCAAATTAACCGCGACATGATAATGTATGCCCTCAAAAATCAACTGTCGGCGTATGAATACAATATGCACTACACGCCTCTCACCAATGAAACCGGCCCGCATAACCGTCTAAGTTACATTGCCAACGGCGTGCAAATCCGCTCCGAAGAAGATGCTCAGAACTATTTGTCTCGTTTAAGTCAAATTCCCGGTGCATTTGAACAATATATCGCCGACATGCGAGCAGGTATCGCAGCTGGCATCACGCAACCTGCAGTTGTGCTTTATGGCATGCCAGACAGTATTCGCGCTTATGTAAAACAAGACCCCACAGAAAGCATTTTTTATGAGCCTATTGCGGCTGCAAAAGCACATTTACCAGCCGACGCTTATCGACGCTTAGAGCTCGAAGCGCAATCGCTCATTAGTATGGAAGTGAATCCTGCATACCTTAGCTTTCATGACTTTATGGTGAATGATTATATTCCTAATGCTCGCACTGAAATTGCCGCGGTCAATCTTCCAAATGGCGAGGAATTTTACGCAAACCGTGTGAAACACTACACTACGACAGATCTCAGCCCGCAGGAAATTCACGATATCGGGCTTGTAGAAGTTGCTCGTATCCGCGCAGAAATGGAAGCAATTATAGAAGCGGTGGAATTTGACGGTTCCCTGCAAGATTTTACGGATTTCCTTCGCAGTGACCCACAGTTCTATGCAACGACTGAGGAAGAATTGCTAAAAGAAGCTGCGTACTTGTCGAAAAAAGCTGACGCGATGCTGCCACAGTTTTTCCGCTTTTTACCTCGCAAGCCCTATGGGGTTGCACCGGTACCTGCAGAAATCGCTCCAACCTATACGACAGGCCGCTATTCAGGCTCAGCAACGAATGAAGCACCTGGCTACTACTGGGTAAACACTTATGCCCTAGATCGACGCCCGTTATATGAATTACCAGCGCTGACACTACACGAAGCAGTACCCGGGCATCATTTGCAAATTGCACTCGCTCAAGAGTTAGAGAACGTACCCGATTACCGTCGAGCAACTTACATTTCTGCTTTTGGTGAAGGTTGGGGTCTCTATGCAGAGTATCTTGGTATTGAAGGCGATTATTACGCAACACCCTATGAGGATTTTGGTCGCCTAAGTTATGAAATGTGGCGCGCCGTTCGCTTAGTGGTAGATACAGGCATGCACACGATGGGTTGGTCTCGAGATCGAGCTGTCCAATTCCTCGCTAGCAATACTGCACTCTCAATGCACAACGTGAACACTGAGATTGATCGCTACATTAGCTGGCCGGCACAAGCCCTTTCATACAAGCTTGGTGAATTAGAAATTAAGCGTTTAAGAGCGGAAGCAGAAGCTGCGCTCGGTGAAAACTTCGATATTCGAGAGTTTCATTATCAAGTGTTGAAGAACGGAAGTATTCCACTCTCTACTTTAGAAGCGCAGATATACGAGTATATTGAAAGCCAATAG
- a CDS encoding Cytochrome c553, protein MKKLAILCGMFLFAGSAVAADNAKPEDRIMGDPEAGQEKAQVCAACHGPDGNSPSSGFPIIAGQHERYIVKQLMDYKLGAETNGEQGRLNMVMSGQVANLSEQDMYDLGAYFSAQEHDIGSTPEDVVEQGMALFMGGDQERGITACAACHGPSGLGVGQAGFPLLSGQYAEYTKLQLESFRSGERANDPNGMMRDIANKLTDEDIEVLSQYIRGLY, encoded by the coding sequence ATGAAAAAACTCGCAATTTTATGTGGAATGTTTTTGTTTGCGGGCTCAGCAGTGGCTGCTGACAATGCAAAGCCAGAAGATCGTATCATGGGTGATCCTGAAGCCGGCCAAGAGAAAGCACAGGTATGTGCAGCGTGTCATGGCCCAGACGGTAATAGTCCGTCGAGTGGCTTCCCAATTATCGCGGGTCAACATGAGCGTTATATTGTAAAACAATTGATGGATTACAAATTGGGCGCTGAAACCAACGGCGAGCAAGGTCGTTTAAACATGGTCATGTCTGGACAAGTAGCGAACCTGAGTGAACAAGACATGTACGACTTAGGTGCATACTTCTCTGCGCAGGAGCACGATATTGGAAGTACGCCAGAAGACGTTGTTGAGCAAGGTATGGCGCTATTCATGGGCGGTGACCAAGAGCGCGGTATTACAGCATGTGCTGCTTGCCATGGGCCGAGTGGCTTAGGGGTTGGTCAGGCCGGCTTCCCTCTATTAAGTGGCCAGTATGCTGAATACACGAAGCTCCAGCTTGAAAGTTTCCGTAGCGGTGAGCGAGCAAATGATCCGAACGGCATGATGCGTGACATCGCGAATAAATTAACTGATGAAGACATTGAAGTGCTCTCTCAGTATATTCGTGGTTTATATTAA
- a CDS encoding cell division checkpoint GTPase YihA: MSDAIHFNSARFLTSAPNIRFLPPDEGIEVAFAGRSNAGKSSAINALTQQKSLARTSKTPGRTQQINVFSMTETTRLVDLPGYGFAKVPVAMKEAWQKSLSEYLQARKCLRGLVVLMDIRHPLREVDQELIHWAVASNISVLVVLTKADKLKSGARKQTLMKVEEALPAFGGDVSVICLSVLKKTGLGQLEQKLTEWFSETSNG; the protein is encoded by the coding sequence ATGTCAGATGCGATCCATTTCAATAGTGCGCGCTTTCTCACAAGTGCCCCGAATATTCGCTTTCTTCCGCCCGACGAGGGTATCGAAGTTGCGTTCGCTGGTCGTTCTAATGCTGGTAAATCGAGCGCTATTAACGCGCTTACGCAGCAAAAAAGTTTAGCTCGTACTAGTAAAACGCCAGGGCGAACGCAACAGATCAACGTTTTCTCCATGACCGAGACCACACGGCTTGTCGATTTACCAGGATATGGCTTCGCGAAAGTTCCCGTGGCCATGAAGGAAGCGTGGCAGAAATCCTTGTCGGAATATCTACAAGCGCGCAAATGCCTTCGTGGGCTCGTGGTACTTATGGATATTCGCCACCCACTGCGTGAGGTTGACCAAGAGCTTATTCATTGGGCAGTGGCAAGTAATATTTCCGTGTTAGTTGTGTTAACAAAAGCAGACAAGCTGAAAAGTGGAGCACGCAAGCAAACGCTGATGAAAGTAGAAGAAGCGCTACCTGCGTTTGGTGGTGACGTTTCAGTCATTTGCTTGTCGGTATTGAAAAAAACCGGTCTTGGCCAGCTTGAACAAAAACTGACGGAATGGTTCTCGGAAACATCGAATGGCTGA
- a CDS encoding Permease of the drug/metabolite transporter (DMT) superfamily, which translates to MAEQYPLSAWLKLFLLALVWGSSFFLIKKGLVTFPPLEVAAIRLASAAGALAPFALLRLKRVKRKQWPVILSVGLTGSMVPAFLFALAQTNVDSGVTGALNALTPLFTLVVGVVIFKQLVTGRTLLGLSIGLCGTLMLILMSAKGEFSLNGHALFVVIATCCYGINTNLIKQYLPDQSPLTITGVSLLMVLPIAVLYLLGPSEAASRMTSVTAWWSLAAIIVLGVLGTAMALILFNHLVQIGSTVFASSVTYLIPLVAMFLGLLDGEQIGVWQITGMSLILAGVWLANRKARTPPPQ; encoded by the coding sequence ATGGCTGAGCAGTACCCTCTTTCAGCTTGGCTGAAGCTATTTTTATTGGCATTAGTTTGGGGTAGTAGTTTCTTTTTAATTAAAAAGGGGCTGGTTACCTTTCCACCGCTTGAAGTCGCAGCGATTCGTTTGGCGAGCGCAGCGGGAGCGCTTGCGCCTTTCGCTTTATTACGCCTCAAACGAGTTAAACGTAAACAATGGCCCGTGATTCTCTCCGTAGGTCTCACCGGTTCAATGGTCCCTGCATTCCTCTTTGCGTTAGCGCAAACAAACGTAGACAGTGGTGTTACCGGCGCGCTAAACGCACTCACTCCGCTATTCACTCTGGTCGTCGGTGTCGTTATTTTTAAACAGCTCGTCACTGGCCGCACGTTATTGGGACTGAGTATCGGCCTATGCGGCACTTTGATGCTCATTTTAATGAGCGCAAAAGGCGAGTTTAGTTTAAATGGGCATGCTTTATTCGTGGTGATCGCAACCTGTTGCTACGGTATTAATACCAACCTAATTAAACAATATTTACCAGATCAAAGCCCACTTACGATTACTGGCGTGAGTTTGTTGATGGTACTTCCCATCGCCGTACTCTATTTACTGGGGCCGAGTGAGGCTGCGAGTCGAATGACTTCAGTTACGGCTTGGTGGTCACTTGCCGCCATTATTGTACTTGGCGTACTTGGTACCGCGATGGCTCTCATTTTATTCAATCACTTAGTTCAAATTGGCAGCACTGTATTCGCAAGCTCGGTCACCTATTTAATTCCGCTCGTTGCGATGTTCTTGGGGTTGTTGGACGGTGAACAAATTGGCGTTTGGCAAATTACTGGCATGAGCCTTATTTTGGCAGGAGTTTGGCTTGCCAACCGCAAAGCCAGAACCCCGCCGCCTCAATAG
- a CDS encoding DNA polymerase I yields MPEIPQQPFILVDGSSYLFRAYHAPPHLTNEKGEPTGAIYGVVNMLRSLLKQYHPTHMAVVFDAKGKTFRNNMYEAYKANRPPMPEDLREQIEPLHQIVEALGLPLIVIEGVEADDVIGTLAMQAAKEGRHTLISTGDKDMAQLVNENVTLINTMTNTILTPEKVPEKYGVNAEQIIDFLALMGDSSDNIPGLPGVGEKTAQKILQGIGSIDAMLANPDSIADLDFRGAKSIPQKVRDNEDQLKLSKALATIKLDVEIPLQPEGLIVAEPDSARLIELYKKCAFRRWLGELLDKGDAAPEMQADTSKSEAEAEGHATAQIDRGGYEVVTTSEALDGWLRKLKEAPYFSFDTETTSLNYMEAELVGLSFAVAPGEACYIPVAHQDLSGPQQLKRDDVLAAVKPLMEDTEPKKIAQNLKYDLHVLRNYDIRVKGILNDTMLASYVLNSVSSRHDMDTLSLQYLAHKPISYEEVAGKGVKQKRFDEVPIEQAAPYAAEDADVTLRLHEVLWPKIAEHEGLKRVLSELELPILPILAMMERRGVLISSERLAKQSQELETSLKNIEQDAFAIAGEPFNLNSTKQLQAILFDQLGLPVKKKTPKGAPSTAEEVLQELALDYPLPDLILQHRGMAKLKSTYTDKLPRMVNAKTGRIHTSYHQAVTATGRLSSTDPNLQNIPIRNAAGRRVRQAFVAPDGYKIVAIDYSQIELRIMAHLSQSDGLLEAFARGRDIHRATAAEVFGVPLENVDAEQRRRAKAVNFGLIYGMSAFGLARQLGINQKDAQHYMDIYFERFPGVLDYMERTRKQAAEQGFVETIFGRRLYLPDINARNVPRRKAAERAAINAPMQGSAADIMKKAMIDVNDWLLSEPNSGEVYMTMQVHDELVFEIREDYLDSHIASLAKLMEDAVKLDVPLIAEAGVGENWDEAH; encoded by the coding sequence ATGCCTGAGATTCCCCAGCAGCCCTTTATTTTGGTCGATGGATCGTCATACTTATTTCGCGCTTATCATGCGCCTCCGCATTTGACCAATGAGAAAGGGGAGCCTACGGGCGCAATCTATGGGGTTGTAAATATGCTGCGTAGTTTATTAAAGCAGTATCATCCAACTCACATGGCTGTTGTGTTCGATGCGAAGGGAAAGACGTTTCGTAACAACATGTACGAAGCATATAAGGCGAACCGCCCGCCCATGCCTGAAGACTTGCGTGAGCAAATAGAGCCCTTGCACCAAATAGTAGAAGCACTGGGTCTCCCGCTCATTGTTATTGAGGGAGTTGAGGCCGATGACGTCATCGGTACCTTAGCCATGCAAGCCGCGAAAGAGGGACGCCATACACTCATCAGCACCGGTGATAAGGATATGGCGCAGCTCGTGAATGAAAACGTAACACTCATTAATACCATGACGAATACGATTTTGACGCCCGAAAAGGTGCCAGAGAAGTATGGTGTCAATGCAGAGCAAATCATCGATTTCCTGGCGCTAATGGGCGACAGCTCAGACAACATTCCAGGCTTACCTGGTGTCGGAGAGAAAACGGCACAGAAAATCCTGCAGGGCATAGGAAGTATTGATGCGATGTTGGCGAACCCGGATAGTATTGCTGACCTTGACTTTAGAGGTGCTAAGTCTATTCCACAAAAAGTTCGAGACAACGAAGACCAATTGAAGCTCTCGAAGGCGCTCGCAACGATTAAGCTCGACGTCGAGATTCCGCTGCAGCCAGAGGGGCTAATAGTTGCCGAGCCGGACAGTGCTCGCTTAATTGAGCTTTACAAGAAATGTGCGTTTCGTCGTTGGTTAGGGGAGCTTTTAGACAAGGGCGACGCAGCTCCCGAAATGCAAGCCGATACAAGTAAGAGTGAGGCGGAGGCGGAGGGTCATGCCACCGCACAAATCGATCGCGGTGGTTATGAAGTTGTAACCACCTCGGAGGCACTTGACGGTTGGCTACGTAAGTTGAAAGAGGCCCCTTATTTCTCGTTTGATACTGAAACCACGAGCCTAAATTATATGGAAGCGGAGCTCGTGGGTCTCTCTTTTGCCGTCGCGCCCGGGGAAGCCTGCTATATTCCTGTTGCACATCAAGACTTAAGCGGGCCCCAACAGCTCAAACGTGACGACGTGCTCGCTGCGGTGAAGCCTTTGATGGAAGATACAGAGCCGAAAAAAATCGCACAAAACTTAAAGTACGATTTGCATGTTTTGCGTAACTACGACATTCGTGTGAAAGGTATTTTAAACGACACCATGTTGGCCTCTTATGTACTCAATAGTGTGAGTTCACGGCACGACATGGACACGCTGAGCCTGCAGTATCTCGCTCACAAGCCGATCTCGTACGAAGAAGTCGCGGGCAAGGGGGTAAAGCAAAAGCGTTTTGATGAGGTTCCTATTGAGCAGGCTGCGCCGTATGCGGCAGAAGATGCAGATGTTACGCTGCGTTTGCATGAGGTACTGTGGCCAAAAATAGCGGAACATGAAGGGCTTAAACGTGTACTTTCAGAGCTAGAACTCCCTATTTTGCCAATCTTAGCAATGATGGAGCGGCGAGGTGTGCTGATAAGCTCCGAACGTTTAGCAAAGCAAAGCCAAGAGTTAGAAACCTCATTAAAGAACATAGAACAAGACGCTTTTGCCATTGCAGGTGAACCATTTAATTTGAATTCAACTAAACAGTTGCAAGCAATCTTGTTTGACCAACTGGGTTTGCCAGTGAAGAAGAAAACCCCCAAAGGTGCCCCCTCAACGGCTGAGGAAGTACTGCAGGAGCTGGCGTTAGATTACCCATTACCCGATTTAATCCTGCAGCATAGAGGCATGGCGAAGCTCAAATCAACCTATACCGATAAGTTGCCGCGCATGGTGAATGCAAAAACTGGGCGTATTCACACTTCTTATCATCAAGCGGTAACAGCGACCGGAAGGCTTTCGTCAACAGACCCTAATTTACAGAATATTCCGATTCGAAATGCAGCAGGACGTCGTGTGCGACAGGCATTTGTGGCACCAGACGGATACAAGATTGTTGCGATCGACTATAGCCAAATTGAACTGCGCATTATGGCGCACTTGTCTCAATCCGACGGCTTGTTAGAAGCGTTTGCTAGAGGTCGCGATATCCACCGCGCAACCGCTGCGGAAGTATTCGGCGTGCCTTTGGAAAATGTCGATGCGGAACAACGTCGACGTGCAAAAGCAGTTAATTTTGGACTCATTTATGGCATGTCTGCATTCGGGTTAGCTCGCCAGTTGGGGATTAATCAAAAGGACGCTCAGCACTATATGGACATTTATTTTGAGCGCTTCCCTGGCGTTTTAGACTATATGGAGCGAACGCGTAAGCAGGCTGCAGAGCAAGGCTTTGTAGAAACTATTTTTGGCCGGCGGTTATATTTACCAGACATTAATGCGCGCAATGTGCCACGGCGTAAAGCAGCCGAACGGGCAGCAATTAACGCGCCCATGCAAGGCTCTGCGGCGGATATTATGAAGAAAGCGATGATCGATGTGAACGATTGGCTGCTCTCAGAGCCTAATTCGGGCGAAGTATATATGACGATGCAAGTACACGATGAATTGGTGTTTGAAATTCGAGAAGACTACTTAGACTCTCACATCGCTTCGTTAGCGAAGCTGATGGAAGACGCGGTAAAACTTGATGTGCCATTGATCGCGGAGGCGGGTGTCGGTGAAAACTGGGACGAAGCGCACTAG
- a CDS encoding transcriptional regulator, TetR family — protein sequence MSQEQLNHDVLNGKKRARTAKEKDLRRESLLDAALELLLESNGQLPTVSAIAARAGVAKGTAYIYFKTKESIYMALLEHQLHDWLAEVRHQLRFIRHDLLDGVVDALVSFKTKLPHLWILASLGHQQLEPNIDKKALLNHKTKLAQDYRTTARMITQTAGLAESSVDEAQRMLIQSYAYLLGCWQVCHPPVSIKSLLKGPGLSALQPDFGPMAQQGIRQIWHGFFDRLEAEPEKGSVLQRWFKK from the coding sequence GTGAGCCAAGAGCAACTTAATCACGACGTACTGAATGGTAAAAAGCGTGCGCGAACCGCAAAAGAAAAGGATCTGCGTCGGGAGAGCTTGTTAGACGCCGCGCTTGAGTTGTTATTGGAATCCAATGGTCAACTGCCCACGGTTAGTGCGATAGCAGCTCGGGCAGGTGTTGCTAAAGGAACTGCATACATCTATTTCAAAACGAAAGAAAGCATCTATATGGCGCTCTTAGAACACCAACTTCACGATTGGTTAGCCGAGGTGAGACACCAGCTGCGTTTTATTCGTCACGATTTGCTGGACGGAGTCGTAGACGCGCTAGTGAGTTTCAAAACGAAACTACCGCATTTATGGATACTTGCGAGCTTAGGGCACCAGCAGCTCGAACCTAATATTGATAAAAAGGCACTGTTGAATCATAAAACGAAGCTTGCTCAAGATTACCGCACTACCGCACGAATGATCACGCAAACGGCGGGGCTAGCCGAGTCTTCAGTAGACGAAGCACAGCGCATGCTCATCCAAAGTTACGCATATTTATTAGGGTGTTGGCAGGTTTGCCATCCGCCTGTTTCGATTAAATCCTTGTTGAAAGGCCCGGGGTTGTCGGCGTTACAGCCTGATTTTGGTCCGATGGCGCAGCAGGGCATTCGACAAATTTGGCATGGCTTCTTCGATCGTTTGGAGGCTGAGCCAGAGAAGGGAAGCGTGTTGCAACGCTGGTTCAAAAAATAG